In Plasmodium vivax chromosome 14, whole genome shotgun sequence, the genomic window CAGCTGCTAAGGCATGTGCGCAGGTTCGCCTGCGCAGTGGGGCGTTCCTACTTGAGGCCAAGATGGCGCACTTGGGGTTGAAGGTCACATTATACGGGGGGCCTAAACGGAAAGGCGTTAATATTGCGATAATtatgtcatttttaaagggggagagaattgggaaaaaaaaaaaagcacactTTTGACTTACCCTCGTGGCCATACAGAGCAGTCACGTAGTTTCCATTTTCATTCCAAATGTGAATTCCGTTGTCTGTCCAGCCTGAACAAGCAGGGTGAAGGGGAGCGTGTttggaaggggaaaactGGAAGGCGGAGGAGCACACCACGTTTAGGCAGGCGGAAAGGCGGAGGAGCACACCACGTTTAAGCAGGCGGAAAGGCGGAGGAGTACACACAAGTGCAATTCTGCAAATGTGCTCGTCTCCGCGTACGCTGCTCGCCAAATGATCCGGCCTTACCGCTCATGACGTACTGCCCGTCGGGCGTTACAGTCGGGAGGAACAAACTGCTGCACGAATTTTCCGCGGGAGGCTCCAAACCACTGCTGCCAGTGGCGCGGAATTGGTCACACACATTCACACTTGAAgtggaagaaatttttttttttttatttgtgtgcaaatggctagctggtgAATAAAAAGAgctgaactgttcaggtgaCTTTTGAGGATATTTAtaagaacataaaaaattgccagTGATGGAgtcaattttaaaatggttaTTTTGATTAGTAGAGACAATGATAGCTTTATTATTAGGAGTGAATAAAAGGTTTACAACAAATTCGTCTTTTCCCATGCAGTTTTTTAAGTTGCAAATGTGGTATTCCCCACGATCAAGCATTAACAGGTCGTAATAGtgaatttctttcttcccatAGGAGGCGACAAATATATTTCCCTCATGGTCAAAGGAGGAGACGGGTCTTACAAAATCAgacttatataaaattaaaggagAGTCACAATTAAAATAGTATAGTTTTATGTGTCCATCATCCGAATTGATTAACATtaactttttgttttcatttatgttGATGCCATTATATTCACAAATGTTTCCTATCTGAGGGAGGGActtgatatatttattttctttaatgtCCCAAAACCTGAGGAACTGTTTGTGCTCCGAATTGTTCGATTTCGTCGAGCAGACAATAACATCATTTGTgctatttaaaaaacgtACAACATCCACACCACAATTTTTGCTATGTAGCGACTTCACGTTGTTCCCCTTTACTAAGCTATACAGCGTTATGGAGTCATTCTGATTGGACGTTAACAGCAGATCTCCATCGTAACTCCACGCCATGTTCTTCGTCAGTGCCTGCTTATACTTGAACGCCCTCAGCACTTGAAAGCTCTTTACGGCTTCATccgttaattttatttttttctgcgccaCTGAgttcattatttttgccGTCGCGCGTGATGCTGGCCGCTCCGCCGCCGCCTCTACCGCTTCGTATGCCTCTTCTGGGGGAGGGGGATTGCTC contains:
- a CDS encoding hypothetical protein, conserved (encoded by transcript PVX_101090A), translating into MNSVAQKKIKLTDEAVKSFQVLRAFKYKQALTKNMAWSYDGDLLLTSNQNDSITLYSLVKGNNVKSLHSKNCGVDVVRFLNSTNDVIVCSTKSNNSEHKQFLRFWDIKENKYIKSLPQIGNICEYNGININENKKLMLINSDDGHIKLYYFNCDSPLILYKSDFVRPVSSFDHEGNIFVASYGKKEIHYYDLLMLDRGEYHICNLKNCMGKDEFVVNLLFTPNNKAIIVSTNQNNHFKIDSITGNFLCSYKYPQKSPEQFSSFYSPASHLHTNKKKKISSTSSVNVCDQFRATGSSGLEPPAENSCSSLFLPTVTPDGQYVMSGWTDNGIHIWNENGNYVTALYGHEGPPYNVTFNPKCAILASSCLNVALWQPHI